A DNA window from Bacteroides cellulosilyticus contains the following coding sequences:
- a CDS encoding HIT family protein, with protein sequence MKSDPKECLYCQNNETLHNLMIEFAELSVSRVFLFKEQTYRGRCLVSYKDHVNDLNELSDEDRNAFMEDVARVTRAMQKAFNPEKINYGAYSDKLSHLHFHLAPKYVDGPDYGGTFQMNPGKVYLTDAEYKELIEAVKKEL encoded by the coding sequence ATGAAAAGTGATCCGAAAGAATGTCTGTATTGTCAGAATAACGAGACGCTGCACAATCTGATGATTGAGTTTGCCGAACTGAGTGTATCCCGTGTGTTTTTGTTTAAGGAGCAAACATACAGAGGGCGTTGCCTTGTGTCTTACAAAGACCACGTCAATGATTTGAATGAATTGAGCGATGAAGATCGTAATGCTTTTATGGAGGATGTGGCGCGTGTAACTCGTGCCATGCAGAAAGCGTTTAATCCCGAAAAGATTAATTATGGTGCATATTCCGATAAGTTGTCACATCTGCACTTTCATCTTGCTCCCAAATATGTAGATGGTCCCGATTACGGTGGTACTTTCCAGATGAACCCGGGAAAAGTATACTTAACGGATGCTGAATACAAAGAATTGATTGAGGCTGTGAAGAAAGAGCTTTGA
- a CDS encoding Gfo/Idh/MocA family protein, whose amino-acid sequence MSEKKIKWGFIGCGEVTKYKSGPAFQKVEGSEVIAVMSRDGAKAKAYAKERGIPKWYDDAQELIDDEDVNAIYIATPPSSHATYAIMAMKAGKPVYIEKPMAVTYEECCRINRISNETGVPCFVAYYRRYLPYFLKVKELIEDGSIGNVINVQIRFAQPPRDLDYNKENLPWRVQPDIAGGGYFYDLAPHQIDLLQNMFGCILEASGYKSNRGGLYPAEDTLSACFQFDNGLVGSGSWCFVAHDSAREDRIEVIGDKGMICFSVFTYDPIALHTEKGREEIPVANPEHVQQPLIQAVVDHLLGKSICTCDGASATLTNWAMDKILNKL is encoded by the coding sequence ATGAGCGAAAAGAAGATAAAATGGGGATTTATTGGTTGCGGAGAAGTGACCAAATATAAAAGTGGTCCCGCCTTCCAAAAGGTGGAAGGTTCGGAAGTGATTGCTGTCATGAGTCGCGATGGCGCCAAAGCCAAAGCTTATGCTAAGGAAAGAGGTATTCCAAAGTGGTATGATGATGCCCAGGAATTGATTGACGATGAAGATGTGAACGCTATCTACATTGCTACCCCTCCCTCTTCACACGCCACTTATGCTATCATGGCAATGAAAGCCGGCAAACCCGTATATATAGAAAAGCCTATGGCCGTAACCTACGAAGAGTGCTGCCGCATCAACCGTATTTCCAATGAAACCGGGGTTCCTTGCTTTGTGGCTTATTACCGTCGCTATCTGCCCTACTTCCTCAAAGTAAAAGAATTGATAGAGGATGGAAGCATAGGCAACGTCATCAACGTTCAAATTCGTTTTGCCCAGCCCCCCCGTGATTTAGATTACAACAAGGAGAATCTCCCATGGCGTGTACAACCAGACATTGCCGGCGGTGGCTATTTCTATGATTTAGCCCCACATCAGATTGACTTATTGCAAAACATGTTCGGTTGTATCCTCGAAGCCAGCGGATATAAAAGTAACCGTGGCGGGCTTTATCCTGCCGAAGATACTCTGAGTGCATGCTTCCAGTTTGATAACGGATTGGTAGGTAGCGGTTCCTGGTGTTTCGTAGCGCACGACTCCGCACGCGAAGACCGCATTGAAGTGATAGGAGACAAAGGAATGATTTGTTTCTCTGTATTTACTTACGACCCTATCGCCCTTCATACAGAAAAAGGAAGAGAAGAAATCCCGGTAGCTAATCCGGAACATGTACAGCAACCGCTTATCCAAGCCGTTGTCGACCACCTTTTAGGCAAATCCATCTGCACTTGCGACGGAGCAAGCGCAACGCTCACTAATTGGGCAATGGACAAAATACTGAATAAACTTTAA
- a CDS encoding RNA-binding S4 domain-containing protein → MSEARIDKWMWAVRIFKTRTIAAEACKKGRISINGGLAKAARTVKPGDVIQVRKPPVTYSFKVLQAIEKRIGAKLVTEMMENVTTPDQYELLEMSRISGFIDRAKGAGRPTKKDRRTLEEFTTPEFMDDFDFEFDFEEE, encoded by the coding sequence ATGAGTGAAGCAAGAATAGATAAATGGATGTGGGCTGTACGTATTTTCAAGACACGTACCATTGCCGCCGAAGCATGTAAGAAAGGACGCATCAGTATCAATGGAGGATTAGCAAAAGCTGCCCGTACAGTGAAACCAGGTGACGTGATACAAGTGCGCAAACCACCTGTGACCTACTCTTTCAAAGTATTGCAAGCTATCGAGAAACGTATTGGTGCAAAGCTCGTTACGGAAATGATGGAGAACGTTACGACTCCCGATCAGTATGAACTGCTGGAGATGAGCCGTATCAGTGGTTTCATTGACCGTGCCAAAGGTGCAGGTCGTCCCACGAAAAAGGATCGCCGAACTTTGGAAGAGTTTACAACTCCCGAATTCATGGACGACTTTGATTTTGAATTCGATTTTGAGGAAGAATAA
- the pth gene encoding aminoacyl-tRNA hydrolase: MKYLIVGLGNIGPDYHETRHNIGFMVVDALAKEAGVTFNDGRYGFTTTLSVKGRQLLLLKPSTFMNLSGNAVRYWMQKENIPLENVLVIVDDLALPFGTLRLKGKGSDAGHNGLKHIAAILGTQNYARLRFGIGNEFPRGGQIDYVLGHFTDEDWKTMDERLKTAGDIIKSFCLAGIDITMNQFNKK, encoded by the coding sequence ATGAAATACTTAATTGTTGGATTAGGAAATATCGGTCCTGACTATCACGAAACCCGCCATAATATAGGATTCATGGTAGTGGATGCATTAGCAAAAGAAGCAGGGGTCACTTTCAATGATGGCCGCTACGGCTTCACCACTACCCTATCCGTGAAAGGACGCCAGCTTTTACTGCTGAAACCTTCTACATTCATGAACCTCAGCGGAAATGCCGTGCGATACTGGATGCAGAAAGAGAACATTCCATTGGAAAACGTGTTAGTAATAGTAGATGATCTTGCTCTGCCATTTGGTACTTTGCGCCTGAAAGGAAAAGGTAGCGACGCCGGACACAATGGACTAAAACACATTGCAGCCATCCTGGGCACACAGAACTATGCCCGGCTCCGTTTTGGTATCGGTAACGAGTTCCCACGAGGTGGTCAGATAGATTATGTACTGGGCCACTTCACTGACGAAGACTGGAAGACCATGGACGAACGCTTAAAGACTGCAGGAGACATTATCAAAAGCTTCTGCCTGGCAGGAATTGATATTACAATGAACCAATTTAATAAGAAGTAG
- a CDS encoding 50S ribosomal protein L25/general stress protein Ctc has translation MKSIEVKGTARTIAERSSEQARALKAIRKDNGVPCVLYGGSENIHFTVSADGLRNLVYTPHIYVVDLVIDGKKINAIMKDIQFHPVKDTILHVDFYQIDESKPIVMEVPVQMEGLAEGVKAGGKLVLQTRKLKVKALYNIIPEKLTVNVAHLGLGKTVKVGELSFEGLELMNAKEAVVCAVKLTRAARGAAATAGN, from the coding sequence ATGAAATCAATTGAAGTAAAAGGTACTGCAAGAACTATTGCAGAACGTTCTTCGGAACAAGCAAGAGCTTTGAAAGCTATTCGTAAAGACAACGGTGTACCTTGCGTACTCTACGGAGGAAGTGAAAACATTCACTTCACTGTATCTGCTGATGGTCTGCGTAACTTGGTTTATACTCCGCACATCTATGTAGTTGACCTGGTTATCGACGGAAAAAAAATCAACGCTATCATGAAAGATATCCAATTTCACCCGGTAAAAGATACAATCCTGCACGTTGACTTCTATCAGATTGACGAATCTAAACCCATCGTAATGGAAGTTCCTGTACAGATGGAAGGTTTGGCAGAAGGTGTGAAAGCCGGTGGTAAGCTGGTATTGCAGACACGCAAACTGAAAGTGAAAGCTTTATATAACATTATTCCGGAAAAACTGACAGTAAACGTTGCTCACTTAGGTCTGGGCAAGACTGTTAAAGTTGGCGAGTTGAGCTTCGAAGGTCTGGAATTGATGAACGCAAAAGAAGCTGTTGTATGCGCAGTTAAGCTGACTCGTGCCGCGAGAGGTGCTGCCGCTACTGCTGGCAACTAA
- a CDS encoding PUR family DNA/RNA-binding protein, which produces MEDLKKKNGADMNDKEIVFSKSIKAGKRIYYLDVKKNRKDEMFLAITESKKVVTGEGEDLQVSFEKHKIFLYREDFEKFMNGLNEAIDFINQKEMLEVISDMNAEADENAEAELDAIAEMNTKGMELDGEIKIDIDFEEPTL; this is translated from the coding sequence ATGGAAGACTTAAAGAAGAAAAACGGTGCGGACATGAACGATAAGGAGATTGTATTCTCCAAATCAATTAAAGCAGGTAAACGAATCTACTATCTGGATGTAAAGAAGAACAGAAAAGATGAAATGTTCCTGGCCATTACTGAAAGTAAGAAGGTAGTGACCGGTGAAGGCGAAGATTTGCAGGTAAGTTTTGAAAAACATAAGATTTTCTTATATAGAGAAGATTTTGAGAAATTCATGAACGGCCTGAACGAAGCTATTGATTTCATTAACCAGAAAGAAATGTTGGAAGTTATAAGCGATATGAATGCAGAAGCGGATGAAAATGCAGAAGCAGAGTTGGATGCTATAGCTGAAATGAATACCAAAGGAATGGAATTGGACGGAGAAATCAAGATTGATATTGATTTTGAAGAGCCAACTCTTTGA
- the nusB gene encoding transcription antitermination factor NusB, with the protein MINRVLIRLKIIQIVYAYYQNGSKNLDSAEKELFFSLSKAYDLYNYLLMLMVALTTYAQKRIDAAKSKLAPTAEELYPNMKFVENKFVSQLEVNKQLMEFAANQKRSWANDEDFIKGLYDKIIVSDIYKEYMASSDKSYEVDRELWRKLYKAFVFNNEELDVLLEDQSLYWNDDKEIVDTFVLKTIKRFEAKNGANQTLLPEFKDEEDQEFARRLFRRAILNCDYYRHLISENTRNWDLDRVAFMDVIIMQCALAEILSFPNIPVSVSLNEYVEIAKVYSTIKSGSFVNGTLDGIVNQLKKEGKLAKN; encoded by the coding sequence ATGATTAACAGAGTTCTTATTCGTCTTAAGATTATACAGATTGTATATGCTTATTATCAGAATGGCAGTAAAAATTTAGACTCAGCGGAGAAAGAATTATTCTTTAGTCTTTCAAAAGCGTATGACCTTTATAATTATTTGCTGATGCTGATGGTAGCTCTGACGACTTACGCACAAAAACGCATTGATGCGGCAAAGTCCAAGTTAGCTCCGACCGCGGAGGAGTTGTATCCCAACATGAAATTCGTAGAAAACAAGTTCGTTTCACAACTGGAAGTGAATAAGCAGTTAATGGAGTTTGCTGCCAACCAGAAACGTTCGTGGGCAAATGACGAAGACTTTATCAAGGGTTTGTATGACAAGATTATAGTTTCTGATATATATAAGGAATATATGGCTTCGTCTGATAAATCTTATGAAGTTGACCGTGAACTATGGAGAAAGCTCTATAAGGCATTTGTTTTTAATAACGAAGAGTTGGATGTTTTGCTGGAAGATCAGAGCCTTTATTGGAATGATGACAAAGAAATAGTAGACACTTTCGTGCTGAAGACAATTAAACGTTTTGAGGCAAAAAATGGTGCTAACCAGACTTTGTTGCCGGAATTTAAGGATGAGGAAGACCAGGAGTTTGCCCGTCGCTTGTTCCGTCGCGCTATACTGAACTGTGACTATTACCGTCATCTGATCAGTGAAAATACACGCAACTGGGATTTGGATCGTGTAGCCTTTATGGATGTGATAATAATGCAATGCGCATTGGCGGAAATTCTAAGTTTTCCGAACATTCCGGTAAGTGTTTCGTTAAATGAGTATGTTGAGATCGCTAAAGTCTATAGTACGATAAAGAGCGGAAGTTTCGTAAACGGTACATTGGACGGAATAGTTAATCAATTAAAAAAAGAAGGTAAGTTAGCGAAAAACTGA
- the yajC gene encoding preprotein translocase subunit YajC has translation MNLMTVFLQAPAAAPGGGSMMWILLIAMFAIMYFFMIRPQNKKQKEIANFRKSLQVNQKVITAGGIHGVIKEINDNDIVLEIASNVKIRIDKNSIFAAAADANSNQAAK, from the coding sequence ATGAATTTAATGACCGTATTCTTGCAAGCTCCTGCCGCAGCCCCTGGTGGTGGTAGCATGATGTGGATTCTTTTGATTGCTATGTTTGCTATCATGTATTTTTTCATGATTCGTCCGCAAAACAAAAAGCAGAAAGAAATTGCAAACTTCCGTAAATCACTTCAAGTAAACCAAAAGGTGATTACTGCCGGCGGTATTCATGGTGTGATTAAAGAAATTAATGACAATGATATAGTACTTGAAATCGCTTCTAACGTTAAGATTAGAATAGATAAAAATTCTATATTTGCGGCTGCTGCTGATGCTAACAGCAATCAGGCTGCTAAATAA
- a CDS encoding CdaR family protein, whose translation MIDRRNIKRIYLKTARKVKDFLLSDKSREFLIFLFFFFIASGFWLLQTLNNDYETEFSIPVRLKGVPNNVVITSEPPSELHIRVKDKGTVLLNYMLGKSFFPITLDFSDYKGTDNHVRIYSSQFEKRLLNQLNVSTKLLSVKPDTLEYIYSTGASKLVPVKLQGTVSAGRQYYISDTVCKPDSVLAYAPEGALDTITVAYTQKVKFEDISDTLRQQVPLLAPRGIKFVPASVEMVFPVDIYTEKTVEVPLRGVNFPAGKVLRAFPSKVSVTFQVGLSRFNKITESDFHINVSYEELLKLGSDKKYTVKLKSVPKGVNQIRINPEQVDFLIEQVSFEYGD comes from the coding sequence ATGATTGATCGTAGGAACATAAAACGCATATATTTAAAAACAGCGAGAAAAGTTAAGGACTTTCTGCTCAGTGATAAGAGCAGAGAGTTCTTAATTTTTTTATTCTTCTTTTTTATAGCCAGTGGTTTCTGGCTACTTCAGACGCTGAACAATGATTATGAAACGGAATTCTCCATTCCGGTACGTTTGAAGGGAGTGCCCAATAATGTGGTTATAACTTCCGAACCACCTTCTGAACTGCATATCCGGGTGAAAGACAAGGGCACGGTGCTGCTCAACTACATGCTTGGAAAGAGCTTTTTTCCTATTACTCTGGATTTTTCTGATTATAAAGGGACTGATAATCATGTACGTATCTACTCTTCACAGTTTGAGAAGAGGTTGCTTAATCAGTTGAATGTATCTACAAAACTGCTTTCTGTAAAACCTGATACTTTGGAGTATATTTATTCTACAGGTGCTTCCAAACTGGTTCCGGTAAAGCTTCAGGGCACGGTGAGTGCAGGGCGGCAATATTATATATCCGATACTGTTTGCAAGCCTGATTCTGTGTTGGCTTATGCGCCGGAGGGAGCATTGGATACCATAACCGTTGCTTATACGCAAAAAGTGAAATTCGAGGATATTTCCGATACATTGAGGCAACAGGTTCCTCTGTTGGCTCCAAGAGGAATTAAGTTTGTGCCCGCTTCGGTAGAAATGGTTTTTCCGGTAGATATTTATACTGAGAAAACGGTGGAAGTTCCCTTGCGGGGAGTTAACTTTCCGGCAGGAAAAGTGTTGCGTGCGTTCCCTTCGAAAGTCAGTGTCACCTTTCAGGTTGGTTTAAGCCGTTTCAATAAGATAACGGAAAGTGATTTCCATATCAATGTTTCTTATGAAGAACTCTTGAAACTGGGTTCGGATAAGAAGTACACAGTAAAACTGAAGTCAGTACCCAAAGGAGTTAATCAGATACGTATCAATCCGGAACAGGTCGACTTTCTTATCGAGCAAGTATCCTTCGAATATGGCGATTAA
- the coaE gene encoding dephospho-CoA kinase (Dephospho-CoA kinase (CoaE) performs the final step in coenzyme A biosynthesis.): MAIKIGITGGIGSGKSLVSRLLEVMGIPVYISDIESKRLTNSDALIRRELIALLGEEVYTGDELNKPLLASYIFGDPEHIRTVNSIIHPRVRDDFRQWVEHHTTYPVVGMESAILIEAGFAGEVDAVVLVYAPEEVRIMRAMQRDTAPRELIERRVRSQMSDEEKRTQADFVIVNDGETPLIPQVLEVITSLSKNIAYLCLSENRLHLGKNK; the protein is encoded by the coding sequence ATGGCGATTAAAATAGGAATAACCGGTGGTATTGGCAGTGGGAAAAGCCTTGTTTCCCGTTTGCTGGAAGTAATGGGGATTCCTGTTTATATTTCAGATATTGAGTCGAAGCGGTTGACGAATTCGGATGCTTTGATCCGTCGTGAATTGATTGCTTTACTGGGTGAAGAGGTGTATACCGGTGATGAATTAAACAAACCTTTGCTTGCTTCCTATATTTTTGGAGATCCTGAGCATATCCGTACAGTGAACAGTATTATCCATCCGCGGGTACGGGACGATTTCCGTCAGTGGGTAGAGCATCATACTACCTATCCGGTAGTAGGCATGGAGTCTGCAATTCTGATTGAAGCAGGATTTGCAGGCGAAGTAGATGCTGTGGTTCTGGTTTATGCGCCCGAAGAAGTTCGCATCATGCGTGCCATGCAGCGTGACACCGCTCCTCGCGAATTGATAGAACGCCGTGTTCGTAGCCAAATGAGTGATGAAGAGAAGCGTACTCAGGCTGATTTTGTAATTGTAAACGACGGTGAAACTCCGTTAATTCCGCAGGTTTTAGAGGTAATAACTTCTCTATCTAAAAATATTGCTTACCTTTGCTTAAGCGAAAATAGGCTGCACCTCGGTAAAAACAAATAA
- a CDS encoding DUF5606 domain-containing protein: MLKTILSISGKPGLYKLISQGRNMLIVESLTDKKRFPAYGNEKIISLGDIAMYTDTDDVPLKDVLTAMKEKENGAAVVMDLKKATADELRAYLGEVLPTFDRDRVYLADIKKLISWYNLLVACGITDFENTAEAEVTEEEKTEE, translated from the coding sequence ATGTTGAAGACTATTTTGTCTATTTCCGGTAAACCGGGATTGTATAAACTCATTTCACAAGGTAGAAATATGTTGATCGTAGAGTCTCTCACGGACAAGAAACGCTTCCCCGCTTATGGTAACGAGAAAATAATCTCTTTGGGTGATATTGCCATGTATACGGATACGGACGACGTACCTTTGAAGGATGTGTTGACTGCTATGAAAGAGAAAGAAAACGGTGCTGCCGTAGTAATGGATTTAAAGAAAGCTACCGCTGATGAACTTCGTGCTTATCTGGGTGAAGTTTTGCCGACTTTTGATCGCGATCGTGTATATCTGGCTGATATCAAAAAGCTTATTTCCTGGTACAATCTGTTAGTTGCTTGTGGAATAACTGATTTTGAAAATACTGCGGAAGCAGAAGTTACAGAAGAAGAAAAGACGGAAGAATAA
- the clpB gene encoding ATP-dependent chaperone ClpB, whose product MNFNNFTIKSQEAVQEALNLAKSRGQQAIEPVHVMQGVMKVGENVTNFIFQKLGMNGQQIALVLDKQTDSLPKVSGGEPYLSRETNEVFQKATQYSKEMGDEFVSLEHLLLALLTVKSTVATILKDAGMTEHELRGAITELRKGEKVTSQSSEDTYQSLEKYAINLNEAARSGKLDPVIGRDEEIRRVLQILSRRTKNNPILIGEPGTGKTAIVEGLAHRILRGDVPENLKNKQVYSLDMGALVAGAKYKGEFEERLKAVINEVKKSEGDIILFIDEIHTLVGAGKGEGAMDAANILKPALARGELRSIGATTLDEYQKYFEKDKALERRFQIVYVNEPDTLSTISILRGLKERYENHHHVRIKDDAIIAAVELSNRYITDRFLPDKAIDLMDEAAAKLRMEVDSVPEELDEISRKIKQLEIEREAIKRENDKPKLEQIGKELAELKEQEKSYKAKWQSEKTLVNRIQQNKVEIENLKFEADKAEREGDYGKVAEIRYGKLQALNQEIEDTQKELHAMQGDKAMIKEEVDAEDIADVVSRWTGIPVSKMLQSEKDKLLHLEDELHQRVIGQDEAIEAVADAVRRSRAGLQDPKRPIGSFIFLGTTGVGKTELAKALAEFLFDDESMMTRIDMSEYQEKHSVSRLVGAPPGYVGYDEGGQLTEAIRRKPYSVVLFDEIEKAHPDVFNILLQVLDDGRLTDNKGRVVNFKNTIIIMTSNMGSAYIQSQMEKLNGTNKEQVIEETKKEVMNMLKKTIRPEFLNRIDETIMFLPLNESEIKQIVVLQIKGVQKMLAQNGVELILTDGAIEFLTKVGYDPEFGARPVKRAIQHYLLNDLSKKLLAQEVDRSKPIIVDAGGEGLIFKN is encoded by the coding sequence ATGAACTTTAACAACTTTACCATTAAATCGCAAGAGGCGGTGCAAGAAGCGCTGAACCTGGCCAAGAGCCGTGGACAGCAGGCTATCGAGCCGGTTCATGTTATGCAGGGGGTGATGAAGGTGGGCGAAAACGTCACTAACTTCATTTTCCAGAAACTGGGCATGAACGGACAGCAGATCGCACTCGTCCTTGACAAACAAACTGATTCATTACCCAAAGTTTCGGGCGGAGAGCCTTACCTGAGTCGTGAAACGAACGAAGTATTCCAGAAGGCTACCCAGTATTCCAAAGAGATGGGTGACGAATTTGTTTCACTGGAACATTTGCTGTTGGCATTGCTGACTGTAAAAAGCACAGTTGCCACCATCCTGAAAGATGCGGGAATGACGGAGCACGAGCTTCGAGGAGCCATCACAGAACTGCGCAAAGGAGAAAAAGTTACTTCACAATCCAGCGAGGATACTTATCAGTCACTGGAAAAGTATGCCATCAACCTGAATGAAGCCGCCCGAAGCGGAAAGCTCGACCCGGTTATCGGCCGTGATGAAGAAATCCGTCGTGTATTGCAAATCCTGAGTCGCCGTACCAAAAACAATCCTATATTAATAGGTGAACCGGGTACCGGTAAGACTGCCATTGTGGAAGGACTTGCCCACCGTATCCTGCGTGGTGACGTGCCGGAGAATCTGAAGAACAAGCAAGTTTACTCACTGGATATGGGTGCGCTGGTTGCCGGAGCAAAGTATAAAGGTGAATTTGAAGAACGTCTGAAAGCCGTTATCAATGAGGTGAAGAAATCAGAAGGGGATATCATTCTCTTCATTGATGAAATTCACACGCTGGTTGGTGCCGGAAAGGGTGAAGGTGCCATGGATGCTGCCAATATTCTGAAACCTGCATTAGCGCGCGGTGAGTTAAGAAGCATCGGTGCAACAACTCTTGACGAGTATCAAAAATACTTCGAAAAAGATAAGGCACTGGAGCGTCGTTTCCAGATTGTATACGTGAACGAACCGGATACATTGAGCACCATCTCCATCTTGCGTGGATTGAAGGAGCGTTACGAGAATCATCATCATGTACGGATTAAAGATGACGCCATCATAGCTGCCGTAGAGCTGAGCAACCGCTATATCACAGATCGTTTCTTGCCGGATAAGGCTATCGACCTGATGGATGAAGCCGCTGCCAAGTTACGTATGGAAGTAGACTCCGTACCGGAGGAACTGGATGAAATTTCACGTAAGATCAAACAACTGGAGATTGAGCGCGAAGCCATCAAACGCGAAAACGATAAACCGAAGTTGGAACAAATCGGTAAGGAACTTGCCGAACTGAAAGAACAGGAAAAATCGTACAAAGCCAAATGGCAAAGTGAAAAGACATTGGTCAACAGAATCCAGCAGAATAAGGTTGAAATAGAAAACCTTAAATTCGAAGCTGACAAAGCTGAACGTGAGGGAGATTACGGTAAAGTTGCCGAAATCCGTTACGGTAAGTTGCAGGCTTTGAATCAGGAAATTGAGGATACTCAAAAGGAGCTCCATGCCATGCAGGGCGACAAAGCCATGATTAAGGAAGAAGTAGATGCCGAAGACATTGCAGATGTAGTATCCCGTTGGACAGGCATCCCCGTCAGCAAGATGCTGCAAAGCGAAAAGGATAAACTGTTGCATCTGGAAGATGAACTTCACCAGCGTGTCATCGGACAGGATGAAGCCATTGAAGCTGTTGCCGATGCCGTACGTCGTAGTCGTGCAGGTCTGCAAGATCCGAAACGTCCGATTGGTTCGTTTATCTTCCTCGGTACCACCGGTGTGGGTAAAACGGAACTTGCCAAAGCACTCGCTGAATTCCTATTTGATGATGAAAGCATGATGACGCGTATCGACATGAGTGAATATCAGGAAAAGCATAGTGTGTCACGCCTGGTTGGAGCGCCTCCGGGATATGTAGGCTATGATGAAGGTGGACAATTGACTGAAGCTATTCGTCGTAAACCATACTCAGTCGTGCTATTCGATGAAATAGAAAAGGCGCATCCGGATGTATTCAACATCTTGCTGCAAGTATTGGATGACGGACGATTGACAGACAATAAGGGACGTGTGGTAAACTTCAAGAACACCATCATCATTATGACGTCCAACATGGGAAGTGCTTACATTCAGAGTCAGATGGAAAAGCTGAATGGTACTAACAAGGAACAAGTGATTGAAGAAACGAAGAAGGAAGTGATGAATATGTTGAAAAAGACAATTCGCCCGGAATTCCTAAACCGTATTGATGAGACAATCATGTTCCTGCCCCTGAATGAAAGCGAAATCAAGCAGATTGTAGTACTCCAGATAAAAGGTGTACAAAAGATGCTGGCCCAGAATGGTGTGGAACTGATATTGACGGATGGAGCTATAGAGTTCTTAACAAAGGTCGGATATGATCCGGAATTTGGTGCCCGTCCGGTGAAACGAGCCATCCAACATTACTTACTGAATGACTTGTCGAAAAAGCTGCTCGCTCAGGAAGTAGACCGCAGTAAACCAATTATAGTAGACGCCGGTGGTGAAGGACTGATATTCAAAAACTAA
- a CDS encoding DUF6621 family protein — protein sequence MAENVKLAENVILVDVAYFNDVVKDLKRYFELQLGRPLQNIYVEEWASYLALDSGVRDKDNNIEVLFVHDSQSNKLLHCDPSDLNKDLNGVGYTNQLGEFTFTSVSSEGLVPRANLYLDLLNIALNSADVKRLMLVPFIDDYGAKLMEVLDEHLRNADTENSKGLFLFNMDEPAHPLGCKWDLLGYSMMRALGIKAEELE from the coding sequence ATGGCAGAAAATGTAAAGCTCGCAGAGAATGTGATACTGGTGGACGTAGCATACTTTAATGACGTAGTTAAAGATCTGAAGAGATATTTTGAGTTGCAGTTGGGACGTCCGTTGCAGAATATTTATGTAGAAGAGTGGGCTTCTTATCTGGCACTCGACTCCGGTGTTCGTGATAAGGACAATAACATAGAAGTACTTTTTGTACATGACAGCCAGAGCAATAAGTTGCTTCACTGCGATCCGTCTGATTTGAATAAAGATTTGAACGGGGTAGGCTATACAAATCAGTTAGGTGAGTTTACATTTACTTCTGTATCTTCTGAAGGATTGGTTCCACGGGCAAATCTCTATCTTGATCTGCTGAATATAGCACTTAACTCTGCCGATGTTAAGCGGCTTATGCTGGTTCCGTTTATTGATGATTACGGTGCTAAATTAATGGAAGTTTTGGATGAGCATTTAAGAAATGCTGATACTGAAAACTCAAAAGGATTGTTCCTTTTCAATATGGATGAACCTGCGCATCCCCTTGGTTGCAAATGGGATTTACTGGGTTACTCCATGATGCGTGCATTGGGCATCAAGGCCGAAGAACTGGAATAA